A region of Nostoc sp. 'Peltigera membranacea cyanobiont' N6 DNA encodes the following proteins:
- the dnaK gene encoding molecular chaperone DnaK: MAKVVGIDLGTTNSCVAVMEGGKPTVIANAEGFRTTPSVVAFAKNGDNLVGQIAKRQAVMNPENTFYSVKRFIGRRYDEVSNEATEVSYKVLSSNGNVKLDCPIAGKPFAPEEISAKVLRKLVEDASKYLGETVTQAVITVPAYFNDSQRQATKDAGKIAGIEVLRIINEPTAASLAYGFDKKSNETILVFDLGGGTFDVSVLEVGDGVFEVLATSGDTHLGGDDFDKKIVDFLAEKFKKAEGIELRKDKQALQRLTEAAEKAKIELSSVTQAEINLPFITATQDGPKHLDTTLTRATFEELCSDLIDRCRIPVENALRDAKLTKGDIDEVVLVGGSTRIPAVHQIVKQVLGKDPNQSVNPDEVVAIGAAIQAGVLNNEVTGILLLDVSPLSLGVETLGGVMTKIIPRNTTIPTKKSEVFSTAVDGQTNVEIHVLQGEREFSNDNKSLGTFRLDGIPPAPRGVPQIEVVFDIDANGILNVTAKDKGTGKEQSISITGASTLDKTDVDRMVREAEQNASSDKDKREKIERKNQADSLAYQAEKQLQELGDKVPDADKTKVEGLVKELREAVAKEDDEQIKKLTPELQQALFAVGSNIYQQAGAGAAPGAEPQDGGSTSSGSGSGDDVIDADFTESK; encoded by the coding sequence ATGGCAAAAGTAGTTGGAATTGACTTAGGAACAACGAACTCCTGCGTGGCAGTGATGGAAGGTGGTAAACCTACAGTAATTGCTAATGCTGAAGGTTTTCGGACAACGCCATCAGTAGTGGCATTTGCGAAAAATGGCGACAACTTGGTTGGCCAAATCGCCAAACGCCAAGCGGTGATGAACCCCGAAAATACGTTTTACTCAGTCAAACGCTTTATCGGTCGCCGCTACGATGAAGTAAGTAACGAAGCAACTGAAGTTTCTTACAAAGTTCTCAGCAGCAACGGCAATGTCAAATTAGATTGTCCGATAGCTGGTAAACCGTTTGCTCCTGAAGAAATTTCTGCAAAGGTTCTTCGCAAACTAGTTGAAGATGCCAGCAAATACTTGGGTGAAACTGTAACCCAAGCTGTAATCACTGTTCCCGCATACTTTAACGACTCCCAACGGCAAGCGACAAAAGACGCTGGGAAAATTGCCGGCATTGAAGTTCTGCGGATTATCAACGAGCCGACTGCTGCTTCTCTAGCTTATGGGTTTGACAAGAAGAGTAACGAAACCATTCTCGTCTTTGACCTTGGTGGTGGTACCTTCGACGTATCCGTGCTGGAAGTAGGAGATGGAGTTTTTGAAGTACTAGCCACATCTGGGGATACACACCTTGGTGGTGACGACTTTGATAAAAAAATAGTTGACTTCTTAGCTGAAAAGTTCAAGAAAGCCGAAGGCATTGAACTACGCAAAGACAAACAAGCTTTACAACGTCTGACTGAAGCCGCAGAAAAAGCCAAAATTGAGCTTTCTAGCGTTACCCAAGCAGAAATTAACCTACCATTTATCACCGCTACCCAGGATGGGCCCAAGCACCTGGATACAACCCTGACTCGTGCCACATTTGAAGAACTTTGTTCTGACTTAATCGACCGTTGCCGTATCCCTGTAGAAAACGCTCTCCGGGATGCCAAGTTAACCAAAGGCGATATTGATGAAGTGGTATTAGTTGGTGGTTCTACCCGGATTCCCGCAGTCCACCAGATTGTGAAGCAGGTATTGGGTAAAGACCCTAACCAAAGCGTTAACCCTGATGAAGTCGTAGCAATTGGTGCAGCGATTCAAGCAGGTGTACTGAATAATGAAGTCACTGGCATCTTGCTGTTAGATGTATCACCGCTTTCTTTGGGTGTTGAAACATTGGGCGGCGTGATGACCAAAATTATTCCCCGCAACACAACAATTCCCACCAAGAAATCGGAAGTCTTCTCCACCGCAGTGGATGGTCAAACCAACGTAGAAATTCACGTCCTTCAAGGTGAACGCGAATTTTCTAACGACAACAAGAGTTTGGGAACCTTCCGCCTAGATGGTATTCCTCCTGCACCGCGTGGCGTTCCTCAAATTGAAGTGGTGTTCGATATTGACGCTAACGGTATCCTTAACGTCACCGCTAAGGACAAAGGTACTGGTAAAGAACAGTCCATCAGCATAACTGGCGCTTCCACCCTGGATAAAACTGACGTTGACCGGATGGTAAGAGAAGCTGAACAAAACGCTTCATCTGACAAAGACAAGCGTGAGAAGATTGAACGCAAGAACCAAGCTGACTCCTTAGCATACCAAGCTGAAAAGCAGCTACAAGAATTGGGCGATAAAGTTCCCGATGCTGACAAAACCAAAGTCGAAGGTTTGGTGAAAGAACTGCGGGAAGCAGTTGCTAAAGAAGACGATGAGCAAATCAAAAAGCTCACCCCAGAATTGCAACAAGCTCTATTCGCCGTTGGTAGCAACATCTATCAACAAGCTGGTGCGGGTGCTGCACCTGGTGCTGAACCTCAAGATGGTGGTTCCACCTCTTCTGGCTCTGGTAGCGGCGACGATGTGATTGACGCTGATTTTACAGAGAGCAAATAA
- a CDS encoding acetoacetate decarboxylase family protein, whose amino-acid sequence MPYPQAPWILKGYAIQTLHLVNIDLVRPLIPLELEIISVCPGKTLASVYLSNYGSGSALEYSELIIAPALVNYQRKIGGWISHIYVDNADSVAGGREIWGLPKEIAEFTWEQGEHVTVDRGNQKLCSFKYNRQSLAWRQGLSASCFSAKGADLLIFPTKFESVLGLIGSNLEIPTESPFSGIGLGQPWLTVRCEQMSLRVAAPKVVGLMRV is encoded by the coding sequence ATGCCATATCCACAAGCACCTTGGATACTTAAAGGCTACGCTATTCAAACTCTGCATTTGGTAAATATTGACCTAGTACGCCCTTTGATTCCCTTGGAGTTAGAAATTATTTCTGTATGTCCTGGAAAAACTCTCGCTAGCGTGTATTTATCTAATTATGGGTCAGGCTCGGCACTGGAGTATAGTGAGTTAATTATTGCCCCAGCTTTGGTTAATTACCAGAGAAAAATCGGCGGTTGGATTTCTCACATTTATGTAGATAATGCTGATTCGGTGGCTGGCGGTCGAGAAATTTGGGGACTACCAAAGGAAATAGCTGAGTTTACCTGGGAGCAAGGAGAGCATGTGACTGTAGATCGGGGAAACCAGAAGCTGTGTAGTTTTAAGTATAATCGACAAAGTTTGGCATGGAGACAGGGATTAAGTGCCTCTTGTTTCAGCGCCAAGGGTGCTGATTTGCTGATATTCCCTACTAAATTTGAGTCTGTATTGGGTTTGATTGGTTCTAACCTTGAAATCCCCACCGAAAGTCCTTTTTCTGGCATAGGTTTAGGTCAGCCTTGGTTAACTGTGCGTTGCGAGCAAATGAGTTTGCGAGTTGCTGCGCCCAAAGTCGTGGGGTTGATGCGCGTCTAG